The DNA segment CGCGGTGGGCGGCCCGCTTCGAGCGCCTGGGCGGCGATCGGCCGCAGCGAGAACTCGGTGATCAGATAGGAGGCCGTGGCCACCACGATGCCGGGGAAGCCCACGGCGAACAGGAACCGGGGGATGAAGGCCGAGTTTTGCAGGCCGTACAGCAGCGTCAGCAGTGCGGTACCGAACCCCCAGAAGAGGAGCAGCATCTTCGCCACCTGCCACGGCGCACGGAACACGTTGTGCTGGTCGGTGCGGGTGGGGGTGCGCTCTTCGATGGCCCATCGCAACGTGCGGACCGTATGGGTGGTGATCCAGGTCGTGCCGAAGATCAGTGCGACCACCATGTATGCGGGCACCACACCCCAGGTCAACCACGCCGGCGCGTCGGAGAACACACTCGGCACGGGGATGGCCACGGCGTTGAGGAGCAGCGAGACCACGATGCCCAGGATGTTGGTGAGCAGGATGAAGAACGTGAGGATGACCTGGATGCGGATGCGCCGGCGCCGTTGATCCTCTTCGGGCTTGCCCAGCAGCCAGGAGCCGTAGTCGGGAGTGTCCGGCAGCCGCCCGCTCTGCCTGGTCACCTTCTCCAGGAGGAGGCCCAGTCGCTGTGGAACGCTCTTTTTGGCGGTCGTCGTCGCGTCCATTGTGTCGCCAGCCTAATTTGCGCGCGTCCACAGACCCTAATGTTGTGCGGGTGCGTCTCGTCATCGCCCAGTGCACGGTCGACTACATCGGCCGACTGACCGCCCATCTGCCCTCTGCACGCCGACTGCTGTTGTTCAAAGCCGACGGCTCGGTCAGCGTGCACGCCGACGATCGAGCCTACAAACCGCTCAACTGGATGAGTCCGCCGTGCTGGTTGAAGGAGGAGGACGGCGACGGCCACCCGGTGTGGGTGGTGGAGAACAAGGCCGGTGAGCAGTTGCGGATCACCGTCGAGGAGGTCGAGCACGATTCGAGCCACGAGCTCGGCGTGGATCCCGGCCTTGTCAAGGACGGCGTCGAGGCGCACCTGCAGAAGCTGCTCGCCGAGCACGTCGAACTGCTCGGCGCCGGGTACACCCTCGTACGCCGCGAGTACATGACCGCGATCGGGCCGGTGGACCTGCTGTGCCGCGACGAGGCCGGCCGTTCGGTGGCCGTGGAGATCAAGCGCCGCGGCGAGATCGACGGAGTCGAACAACTCACCCGCTACCTCGAACTGCTCAACCGCGACACGCTGCTGGCGCCGGTCAGTGGCGTGTTCGCCGCCCAGCAGATCAAACCGCAGGCGCGCACGCTGGCCACCGACCGCGGAATTCGTTGCCTGATACTCGATTACGACCAGATGCGCGGTATGGACAGCGACGAGTACAAGCTGTTCTGAGCCCCTAGACTGCGCACATGCCCAGGCGTCGCCCACCGCCGCGGCGGTCGCGTCCGCTGCCTCCGGTCTTCAGCGAGCGGCGCGTCGAGGCGGGTCCGGACGGGTACGACTACGAGGTGCGTCCGGTGGCGGGTTCCCGCGCCACCAAGACCTACCGGTGTCCGGGCTGCGATCACGAGATCCGGCCCGGCACAGCCCATCTGGTGGTCTGGCCGGCGGACGCGGGGGAGGCGGCCGTCGACGACCGCAGGCACTGGCACACGCCGTGCTGGACGCACCGGGCCACGCGGGGCCCGACGCGCCGATGGTCCTAGCGGATCAGTGCTCGGCCGCGGGTTCGACGAGCTCGATGAGAACGCCGCCGCCGTCCTTGGGATGGATGAAGTTGATGCGCGAGTTCGAGGTGCCGCGGCGGGGCGCGTCGTAGATCAGCCGCACGCCCTGCTCGCGCAACCGCTCGCTGAGCGTGTCGAGGTCACTGACGCGGTAGGCGAACTGCTGCAGGCCGGGGCCGCGCTTGTCGAGGAACTTCGCGATGGTCGATGAGTCGTCGATCGGCGCCATCAACTGGATCTGGGTGCTGCCGACCGCCGCGCCGCGCACCGAGAGCATGGCCTCGCGGATGCCCTGCTCTTCGTTGACCTCTTCGTGCAGCACGATCATGCCGAGGTGGTCGTGGTACCACCGGATCGCCTCGTCCAGATCCCGCACCGCGATACCGACGTGATCGATCGCGGTGACCAGGGCGGTGGCCAGTACTGGACGGGCGTCAATTTGCTCGGCAGTCATATCGCAAAGGTAACCTAACGGCATCGGTTCCGAACACTCTAGGTCAGCTGTATAACCCCACCGGAGCCGCCCGAAACCCGCTTGGAGGTAGTGATGACGACGTCGGTGATAGTTGCTGGAGCCCGGACGCCGGTAGGCAAGCTGATGGGTTCGCTGAAGGACTTCTCGGGCACCGACCTGGGCGCGATCGCCATCAAGGCCGCGCTCGAGAAGGCGGGTGTCGCACCGTCGGCCGTCGAGTACGTGATCATGGGCCAGGTGCTCACCGCGGGCGCCGGGCAGATGCCGGCCCGCCAGGCGGCAGTGGCCGCGGGCATCCCGTGGGACGTGCCCGCGCTGACCATCAACAAGATGTGCCTGTCGGGCATCGACGCGATCGCGCTCGCGGACCAGCTGATCCGCGCCGGTGAGTTCGACGTGGTGGTGGCCGGCGGCCAGGAGTCGATGAGCCAGGCGCCGCACCTGCTGATGAACAGCCGCTCGGGGTACAAGTACGGCGACGTGACGGCGGTCGACCACATGGCCTACGACGGGCTTCACGACGTCTTCACCGACCAGCCGATGGGCGCCCTCACCGAGCAGCGCAACGACGTCGACCAGTTCACCCGCGCGCAGCAGGACGAGTACGCCGCGCAGTCCCACCAGCGGGCTGCCGCGGCGTGGAAGGACGGCGTGTTCGCCGACGAGGTGGTGCCGGTGTCGATCCCGCAGCGCAAGGGCGATCCGCTCGAGTTCAACGAGGACGAGGGCATCCGCGCCAACACCACCGCCGATTCCCTGGCCGGACTCAAGCCCGCGTTCCGCAAGGACGGCACGATCACCGCGGGCTCGGCGTCGCAGATCTCCGACGGCGCCTGCGCGGTCGTGGTGATGAACAAGGCCAAGGCCGAGGAGCTGGGCCTGACGTGGCTGGCCGAGGTCGGTGCGCACGGCGTGGTCGCCGGACCCGACTCCACGCTGCAGTCGCAGCCCGCCAATGCGGTCAAGAAGGCGATCGCCAAGGAAGGCATCACCGCCGACCAGCTCGACGTCATCGAACTGAACGAGGCGTTCGCCGCGGTCGCTTTGGCCTCCACCCGGGAGCTCGGCGTCGACCCCGACAAGGTGAACACCAACGGCGGCGCGATCGCGATCGGCCACCCGATCGGCATGTCCGGCGCACGCATCACGTTGCACGCGGCGCTCGAACTGGCTCGCAAGGGCTCGGGCTACGCGGTGGCGGCGCTGTGCGGTGCGGGCGGGCAGGGCGACGCGCTGATCCTGCGGCGCCCCTGACCCGCCGCCAACGGTTCTACGACGGCTTGTAGTAATCGCGGCGGGGTTAGGGCACAATGGCGGCCATGACTGGCGCTTTCGATCTGCGTAGCTCTGTCGGGTGGCTCCGGCTCGTCGGCCTGCTCGAGGCCGTCAGCTGGGTGGGCCTGTTGCTGGGGATGTACTTCAAGTACCTCGGCAGCCCCCGCACCGAGATCGGGGTGAAGGTGTTCGGGCCGGTGCACGGCGGGGTGTTCGTCGCGTTCCTGGTCGCGGCCGTCGTCGCCGGTCTCGCTCTGAAGTGGGGGGCCGTCACATGGTTGCTGGCGCTGTTGGCCAGCATCGTGCCGCTGGGGACTGTGATCTTCCTCATATGGGCCGAGCGCACCGGTCGGATGGGCGGTGCCGAGGCCGTCTCGACCATGGGTCGGCCGGGCCGCCCGGCACCCGAAACAACGTGACAGACTTGCACGCGTGACACGTCCACGACCTTCCATCGGGCCGGCACTGGCCGGTGCGGTTGATCTGTCCGCGCTCAAGCAACGCCCCGCCGCCGAGTCGGCGCCCGGCGGCGCCGGGACCGGCGGCCCCGGCGGCGTCGAGGTCACCGAGGCCAACCTCGAAGCCGAGGTGCTGATCCGCTCCAGTCAGGTCCCCGTCGTCGTGCTGCTCTGGTCGCCGCGCAGCGACGCCAGCGTGGCGCTGGGGCAGACGCTCGCCGACCTGGCCGGTGCCGACGCCGGCAAGTGGTCGCTGGCGACGGTCAACGTCGACACCACCCCGCGGGTGGCCCAGATGTTCGGCGTCCAGGCGGTGCCGACGGTCGTCGCGCTCGCCGGTGGCCAGCCGATCTCGAGTTTCCAGGGGCCGCAGCCGGCCGATCAGCTGCGCCGCTGGGTCGACTCGCTGCTCGAGGCGACGGCGGGCAAGCTCGCCGGATCCGGCGATGCCGATCAGCCCGAACAGGTCGACCCCGCGGTCGCCCAGGCGCGCGCAGCCCTGGACGCCGGTGACTTCGACGCGGCGCTGAACGCCTACCAGGCGATCCTCGACACGCAGCCCAACCACACCGAGGCCAAGGGCGCGGTCCGGCAGATCATGTTCCTGCAGCGCGCGACGACGCAGCGCCCGGACGCGGTCGCCGTCGCCGACGCCGCACCCGACGACGTCGAGGCCGCGTTCGCCGCCGCCGACGTCGAGATCCTGCAGCAGCAGGTCGAGCCCGCCTTCGACCGGCTCATCGCGCTGGTCAAGCGCACCGCCGGGGACGACCGCACGAAGGTGCGCACCCGGCTCATCGAGCTGTTCGAACTCTTCGACCCGGCCGACCCCGAGGTGATCGCGGGCCGGCGCAAGCTCGCCAACGCCCTGTACTGACGCCACACCCCGCCGAGACTGCTAGGAGATCGCCGCTTCGGCGGTTTTCGTGATCTCCCAGCAGTCTCGGCGAAGGGGCCTACGACAGCGGCGGGTCGGTTGCGGGCTCCTGCTCGACGGGCGCGTCGTCGGGCACCGGTTCGAACCACAGCGCCGACAGCGGCGGCAGCACCATCACCGCCGAGGCGGGCCGGCCGTGCCACGGCTCGTCGGTCGCCTGGACCGCGCCGTAATTGCCGATACCCGCACCGTTGTAGTCGGTCGCGTCGGTGTTGAGCACCTCACGCCACGTTCCGGCGTGCGGCAGGCCCAGCCGGTAGTGGCTGTGCTCGGTGCCGGAGAAGTTGAACACGCAGGCCAGCACCGAACCGTCGTCGCCGTAACGCAGGAAGCTCAGCACGTTGTTGGTCGAGTCGTTGGCGTCGATCCACGAGTAGCCCTCGGGGCTGGTGTCGTGCGACCACAGGGACCGGCGGCTGGTGTAGATCCGGTTCATGTCCGAGACCATCCGCAGGATGCCGCCCGAGTAGCTGTTCTCGTCGAGCTGGTACCAGTCGACGCCGCGCTCCTCGGACCACTCCGCGCGCTGGCCGAACTCCTGGCCCTGGAACAGCAGCTGCTTGCCGGGATGCGCCCACTGGTAGGCCAGCAGCTGGCGGACGCCCGCCGCCTTGCGGTGGTCGTCGCCGGGCATCCGGCCCCACAGCGTGCCCTTGCCGTGCACCACCTCGTCGTGGCTGATGGGCAGCACGTAGTTCTCGCTGAACGCGTAGAGCATCGAGAACGTCATCTCGTGGTGGTGGTAGCTGCGGTGGATCGGGTCACGGCTGATGAACGCCAGCGTGTCGTTCATCCAGCCCATGTTCCACTTCATCGAGAAGCCCAGCCCGCCCAGATTGGTGGGGCGGGTGACGCCGGGCCACGACGTCGACTCCTCGGCGATGGTGACGATGCCCGGACTGGCCTTGTGCACCGTGGCGTTCATCTCCTGCAGGAACTGCACCGCCTCGAGGTTCTCGCGGCCGCCGTAGATGTTCGGCGTCCAGCCGCCCTCGGGGCGGGAGTAGTCGAGGTAGAGCATCGAGGCGACCGCGTCCACGCGCAGCCCGTCGACGTGGAACTCCTGCAGCCAGTACAGCGCGTTGGCCACCAGGAAGTTGCGTACCTCCGACCGGCCGAAGTCGAAAACGTAGGTGCCCCAGTCCAACTGCTCACCGCGGCGCGGGTCGGCGTGTTCGTAGAGCGGGGTGCCGTCGAAGCGGCCGAGCGCCCACGCGTCCTTCGGGAAGTGGGCGGGCACCCAGTCGACGATGACGCCGATGCCGGCCTGGTGCAGCCGGTCGACGAGGTACCGGAAGTCGTCGGGAGTTCCCAGACGCGAGGTCGGCGCGTAGTACGACGTGACCTGGTAACCCCAGGAGCCGCCGAACGGGTGCTCGGCCACCGGCAGCATCTCGACGTGGGTGAACCCGTTGTCGAGGACGTATTCGGTGAGCCGGTCGGCCAGTTCCCGGTAGGACAGGCCGGGCCGCCACGACATCAGGTGCACCTCGAGGGTGCTCATCGGCTCGAACACCGGGTTCTGGGCGGCCCGCTGCGCCATCCACTCGTCGTCGGCCCAGGTGTAGTCGCTCTTGGTGACCCGCGAAGCGGTCTGCGGCGGCACCTCGGTGGCGAACGCCATCGGATCGGCGCGCTCGCTGACCACACCGTCGGCGCCGTGGATGCGGAACTTGTAGAGGCCGTCGATCGGGAAGTCCGGCCAGAACAGCTCCCACACCCCGGTGGAGCCGAGCACGCGCAGCTGCGCCTCGTTGCCCTCCCAGTGGTTGAAGTCGCCGATCAGCTGGACGCCCTTGGCGTTGGGCGCCCACACCGCGAACGACACGCCCTCGACCACCCCGTCGGGTGTGGTGAAGCTGCGCGGATGCGCGCCGAGCACCTCCCACAACCGTTCGTGGCGGCCCTCGGAGAACAGGTGCAGATCCATCTCGCCCAGCGTGGGCAGGAACCGGTACGCATCCGCGGTGTGGTGCACGTGCGGCTGGTCGCCGCCATGGTCGTAGCTCACCTCGAGGCGGTAGTCGATCAGCCCGGTGAACGGCAGGGTCACCGCGAACACGCCCGCCTCCAGATGGGTGAAGACGTGGCGCTCGCCGCCGATGACCGCGGCGACCTCGGTCGCGTGCGGACGGTAGGCCCGGATCACCGTGTGGTCTTCGTACTCGTGGGCGCCGAGGATCGAGTGCGGGTCGTGGTGTTCACCGGCGAGCAGCCGGTTGAGGTCGGCGGTGTGCGGCCGCAGATGCGGGCTCGTCGTCGTGCCGCTCGTCGTGGTGCTGCTCGTCGTGGTGGTGGTCGTGGTCGTGTCGTCGTTCATTCGCGATGTTTCGGCCATGCGTGTGTCACTCCCTACGCAGTAGGTTGAGGCGTTGATCGGCGGGCACCTGGGGCATGTTCAGCACGTGCGCCACCGCCCTGGAGGGTTCGATGCGTACGTAGTTCGACTGACCCCACTGGTATTCCTCTCCGGTGATCTCGTCGCGCACCCAGAACCTGTCGTAAGGCTCCATTCCCAATGCGGCCATGTCCAACCACAAAGTGGCCTCCTCGGGCCCGAATGGGTTGAGCGTCACCACGACCAGAACCTGATCGCCGGTGGCCGGGTCGAACTTGCTGTAGGCCAGGATGGCGTCGTTGTCGGGGTAGTGGAACTTGATGGTGCGCAGTTCGTGCAGCGCCGGGTGCACGCGGCGAATCTCGTTGAGCCGCGTGATGAACGGTTCGAGTGATTCGCCGTCGGCCAGCGCGGCGTCGAAATCGCGAGGACGCAGCTCGTACTTCTCGGAGTTGAGGTACTCCTCGCTGCCTTCGCGCACCGGGCGGTGTTCGAACAGCTCGTACCCGGAGTACACGCCCCACACCGAACTCATCGTCGACGCCAGCACCGCGCGGATCGCGAACATGCCCGGCCCGCCGTGCTGCAGGCTCTCGTGCAGGATGTCCGGGGTGTTGACGAACAGGTTCGGCCGCGCATAGTCGGCGTGCTCGGCGATCTGCTCGCCGAACTCGGTCAGCTCACTCTTCGACGTCCGCCACGTGAAGTACGTATACGACTGCGTGTAACCGAGTTTCGCCAACCCGTAGAGGCGGGCCGGACGGGTGAACGCCTCGGCGAGGAACAGGACGTCGGGGTCCTCGTTCTTGATCTCGCCGATCAGCCACGCCCAGAAGTTGGGCGGTTTGGTGTGCGGATTGTCGACGCGAAAGACCTTCACCCCGTGTGAGATCCAGAACCGGACCACCCGCAGCACTTCCATGTACAGCCCGGCCGGGTCGTTGTCGAAGTTCAGCGGATAGATGTCCTGGTACTTCTTCGGCGGGTTCTCCGCGTAGGCGATGGTGCCGTCGGGCAGCACGGTGAACCACTCCGGGTGGTCGCGCGCCCACGGATGATCCGGCGCACACTGAAGCGCCAGGTCGAGCGCCACCTCGAGGCCCTCGCTGCGCGCGGCGGCGACGAACTCGTCGAAGTCGTCGATCGTGCCCAGCTCAGGATGGACCGCGTCGTGCCCACCCTCGTCGCTGCCGATCGCCCACGGGGAGCCGACGTCGTGGGGTCCGGCGGTGACGCTGTTGTTCGGACCTTTGCGGTGCACCTTGCCGATGGGGTGGATCGGCGGCAGGTAGACCACGTCGAAACCCATCCGGGCGACGCGCGGCAGCGCCTTGGTGGCGGTCGCAAACGTGCCGTGCACCGGGTTGCCCTGGCTGTCCCAGCCGCCGGTGGAGCGGGGGAAGAACTCGTACCAGGAGCCGAACCGGGCCAGTGGGCGATCCACCCACACGCCGTATTGCTCACCGCGGGTGATCAATTCGCGCAACGGATACTGGTCGAGCAGTGCGGACACATCGGCCGCCAGCGCGGCGCCGGCGCGGGTGAACGGATCGCCGGGCTCCCGCAACTGCTCGGCCGCCTGGATCAGCGGGTAGCGGTCCTGGCGGGGGACGCCTGCGGCGGCACGCTCGAGCAGACGGGCGCCCACCAGCAGGTCGTTGTTCAGCTCCGACTCGCTCTGGCCGGCGTCGAGCTTGGCGACCACGTTGTGGCGCCACGTCGCGATCGGGTCGCCCCAGCCGTCGACGCGGTACGTCCACAGTCCCACCGTGTCGGGGACGAACTGTCCGTGGAAGACGTCCGGCGTACGGCCCTGGCTCATCGGCAGCGCCTGCGGTTTGATGCGCGGCGACGGGGAGACGACCTCCTCGATCGGGACGGCCTTCGCGGTGCTCACCCGGCCCACCGGGGCCTCGGCGAGTTCGGGGTACGTGGTGCCGTGATAGCGCACGACCAGTGTCGCGGAGACCGCGTCGTGCCCCTCACGCCATACCGTGGCGCGCACCGGCACCACTTCACCCACCACCGCTTTGGCCGGATACCTACCGCCGGACACCACGGGCGCGACGTCATCGATTCCGATACGGCCGGCCACCACCACTCCTCACGAATTTCGGCGCGACCACCAGCATCGTCGGCGTGGCCACTTTGTCGGTTATGTGTCGGTTGGTCCTCTGACCTTCTCCGCGCCCTATACCCACCGTAGTGCGCGGCCCAACCCGAAGCCGGCCAAGGAATCGGTGAGACGCTGCGGGGCGCGGAGAAGTCAGTAAGGTAAGGCCACGTGAAAGCGCTGCGTAGGTTCACCGTCCGAGCCCACCTTCCCGACCGGCTTGCCGCGCTCGAGCGGCTGTCGATCAACCTGCGCTGGTCGTGGGACAAACCCACCCAGGATCTTTTCGCCGACATCGACCCGAAACTGTGGCAGCAGATCGGCTGCGATCCGGTCGCGCTGCTCGGCGGGGTGAAGCCCAGCCGGCTGGACGAACTGGCCCGCGACGATGCGTTCGTGCGCCGCCTCGACGCACTGGCCGCCGATCTCGACGACTACCTGAGCCGGCCGCTGTGGTACCAGCAGCAGCTCGAACAGGGCGCGCAGCTGCCCAACGGGATCGCGTACTTCTCGATGGAGTTCGGCGTCGCCGAGGTGCTGCCCAACTACTCCGGCGGCCTGGGCATCCTGGCCGGCGACCACCTCAAATCCGCCTCCGATCTCGGTCTGCCGCTGATCGCCGTCGGGCTGTACTACCGGTCGGGCTATTTCCGGCAGTCGCTGACCGCCGACGGCTGGCAACACGAGAACTATCCGTCGCTGGACCCGCAGGGTTTGCCGTTGCGGCTGCTGACCGACGCCGACGACAACCAGGTCCTCGTCGAACTGGCGATGCCCGACGAGGGGTCGCTGCGCGCGCGGGTGTGGGTGGCCCAGGTCGGGCGGATCCCGTTGCTGCTGCTCGACTCCGACATCCCGGAGAACGACCACGATCTTCGCGGGGTCACCGACCGCCTCTACGGCGGCGACCAGGAGCACCGGATCAAACAGGAGATGCTGGCCGGTATCGGCGGCGTTCGCGCGATCCGGGCGTTCACGGAGGTCGAGGGCCTGCCCTCGCCCGAGGTGTTCCACATGAACGAGGGCCACGCGGGCTTCCTGGGTGTCGAGCGGATCCGCGAATTGATCGACGCCGGACTGGATTTCGACACCGCGCTCACCGTGGTGCGGTCCTCGACGGTGTTCACCACGCACACCCCGGTGCCCGCGGGTATCGACCGCTTCCCGGTGGAGATGATCAAGCGGTACTTCGGCGGCCCGGCGGGCAGCGCGTCCGGCGGCACCTCGCAGCTGCTGCCCGGGGTCCCGCTGGACCGCATCATCGCCTTCGGCGCCGAAGACGATCCCTCGAAGTTCAACATGGCGCACATGGGTTTGCGGCTGGCCCAGCGCGCCAACGGCGTCTCGTTGCTGCACGGCCGGGTCAGCCGGGAGATGTTCAACGAGCTGTGGCCCGGCTTCGACCCGAACGAGGTGCCCATCGGTTCGATCACCAACGGCGTGCACGCTCCCACGTGGGCAGCGCCGCAATGGCTCGAACTCGGCCGCGAGCTGCTCGGCAGCCAGGACCTGGATCTGTTGCGCGAGACCGACACCTGGGAGCGCCTCAGGGAGGTCGACCCGGGTCACCTGTGGTGGATCCGCTCGGAGCTGCGGCGCGCGCTGGTCGACGACGTCCGCGCGCGGTTGCGCAGGTCTTGGCTCGAACGCGGTGCCGCCGAAGCCGAATTGGGCTGGATCGCAACGGCTTTCGATCCTGACGTGCTGACCATCGGCTTCGCCCGGCGGGTGCCGACTTACAAGCGGCTCACGCTGATGCTGCGCGACCCCGCACGGCTGGAGAAACTGCTGCTCGACAAGGAGCGGCCGGTGCAGTTGATCGTGGCGGGCAAGTCCCACCCCGCCGACGACGGGGGCAAGGCGCTCATCCAGCAGGTGGTGCGGTTCGCCGACCGCCACGAGGTCCGCAACCGCATCGCGTTCCTGCCCGACTACGACATGTCGATGGCCCGGCAGCTGTACTACGGCTGCGACGTCTGGCTCAACAACCCGCTGCGGCCGCTGGAGGCGTGCGGCACCTCCGGGATGAAGAGCGCGCTCAACGGCGGCCTGAACCTGTCCATCCGCGACGGCTGGTGGGACGAGTGGTTCGACGGCGAGAACGGGTGGGAGATCCCGACCGCCGACGGCCTGGCCGACGAGACGCGGCGCGACGATCTGGAGGCCGCCGCCCTCTACGACCTCATCGAGCAGTCGGTGGCCCCGAGGTTCTACGAACGTGACGAGCACGGCATCCCGCAGCGCTGGGTCGAGATGGTGCGCCACACCCTCAAGGTGCTCGGCCCCAAGGTGCTGGCCTCGCGGATGGTGCGCGACTACACCGAGAAGTACTACGCGCCCGCCGCCCAGTCGCTGCGGCGCACCGTCGAGGAGGTCGGCGGTGCGACGTTCGGCGCCGCCAGCGAACTGGCCGACTACCGGCGCCGGGTGCAGGCCGCCTGGCCCAAGGTCAAGATCTCCGACGTGGACAGCTACGGCCTGCCCGACACCCCGCTGATCAACTCCGAGCTGACGTTGACCGCCACGGTGTCGCTGGCCGGTCTGCGACCCGACGAAGTGTCGGTTCAGGCAGTGCTCGGCCGGGTGGACGCGAGCGATACGTTGCTCGATCCGGTGACGGTGCCGATGGAGCACACCGGCACCGCCGACGGCGGCAGCGAGATCTTCACCACGACGACGCCGCTGCCGGTCGCCGGCCCGGTGGGCTACACCGTCCGGGTGCTGCCGCACCACCCGCTGCTGGCCGGAGACAACGAGCTCGGCCTGGTCGCGCTGGCGTGAGCGCGGTCCGCGAGCTCGGCGGCGGGCCCTACGCGCTGGCGGCCGGAGCGGACGGCGCGATGTGGGTGACGCTCGTCCACGACGGGGCGATCGCGCGCGTCGGGCCGGACGGGACCGTCGACCGGTTCCCGGTCGCCGAGGACTCGCGGCCGTCGATCATCACCTCCGGACCCGACGGCGCGCTGTGGTTCACCCGCAGCGGCGACGACCGGATCGGCCGGATCACCACCGCCGGCGAACTCACCGAGTTCGCCCTCGGCGAGGGCAGCGCGCCGTTCGGGATCTGCGTCGGCGCCGACGGCGCACTCTGGTTCACCGAGATGGGATCGGACGTCATCGGCCGCATCACCGTGGACGGTCGGCTCGGCGACCGCACGGTGGTGCGCGGCACGCCGTCGATGATCACCCGCGGTCCCGACGATGCGCTGTGGTTCACCCTCAACCAGCGCAATGCGATCGGGCGGCTCGACCCCGCCGGCGGCGTGACGGTGCGCGACCTCCCCACTCCCGGATCGGGTCCGGTGGGCATCACCGCCACCCACGACGACGCGATCTGGTTCACCGAGATCCTCGGCGACCGGCTCGGGCGGATCCCGCTCGACGGAGCGCTGCAGGAGATCGACCTGCCGGGTAAGCCGCACGCGGTCGTCGCCGACCCCGACGACGGCGTGTGGGTGAGCCTGTGGGGGTCCGACCAGCTGGCCCGCGTCAGCGGGGACGGGGAGGTGGACACGATGGACCTGCCCGCAGGCAGCGAACCGCACGGTCTGGCGATCGGCCCCGACGGGGTGCCGTGGGTGGCGCTCGAATCCGGCTTCGTGCTGCGCCTGCCCGGCTGAACCGCGCCGAGACGTTCACGCGAACCGCGTCGCCGCGTCCTGCCGCCGGGTACGTTGCTCGGTTAGTGCATCTAGTCATTTGGAGGACGGCGGCAGTGTGGCAACGGGGCTTCACGGTGGTGACGATCTGCGGTCTGCTGACGGCCGCGCATCCGGTGTCGGCGTGGGCGCAGCCCCCGGCCGAACCGGTGGCCGCCGAGGCGGTGCCACCCGAGGGCGCCGTGGCGTCGACGCCGCCCGCGCACACCGAGACCCCCGGCGGCTGGACGCTCACGCTGTCGGCGAAAGACGAGACACAGGCGGTGATCCCGCCGCTGACCACCGCGCTGTCGTCACGGGAGTACGTCGTCGGCGGCACCTTTTCCGGTGACCTCGCGGGGCCCGACGCCGGTGAACCGCCGACGGGGATCCTCGAGGTCGGCTACGAGATCGGGTGCGGCATCGACATGAGCACGTCCAACGGCGTCTCGCTGACCGGGACCGCGGGTTTCAGCCCGAACATCGGCATCATCGGCACCGACGTGATCTCGCCGCTGCCCGACGGCATCGGCCCGGTGATCGGCGGCAACATCGGCGGCGGCGTCACCATCGGGCTCAAACCGGGCATCATCAACGTCGTCCCGGTGACCGAGAAGGAGTTCACCGGCGCCGCGCCGTGGGTGATGATCAGCAACTTCCGCATCAAGATCGACGGCTGCGTCGGCCAGTCGTTCATCCGGTCCTACGCGATCCTCACCCACGAGACCGAGATGAGCGAAGCGGTGCTCGCCTGGTACGGCACCACCAAGGTGGTCTGACCGGGGTCGAGCGTCAGGGAAAGCGGGCCAGACACCGCTGTTCGTCGCCGAGCACCCCGACGCGGAACGCGTCGATCCGGGCGAAACCGGACGGCACCGAATCGCCGTTGACATCGCTGGCGGCCAGCCCGTTGGTGAGGATCCCCGACACCGCCTCGTCGAGGTCGCCCGCGGTCAGCGCGATGGTGTTGCCGTCGGGGGTCGTCA comes from the Mycolicibacterium litorale genome and includes:
- a CDS encoding alpha-1,4-glucan--maltose-1-phosphate maltosyltransferase translates to MAGRIGIDDVAPVVSGGRYPAKAVVGEVVPVRATVWREGHDAVSATLVVRYHGTTYPELAEAPVGRVSTAKAVPIEEVVSPSPRIKPQALPMSQGRTPDVFHGQFVPDTVGLWTYRVDGWGDPIATWRHNVVAKLDAGQSESELNNDLLVGARLLERAAAGVPRQDRYPLIQAAEQLREPGDPFTRAGAALAADVSALLDQYPLRELITRGEQYGVWVDRPLARFGSWYEFFPRSTGGWDSQGNPVHGTFATATKALPRVARMGFDVVYLPPIHPIGKVHRKGPNNSVTAGPHDVGSPWAIGSDEGGHDAVHPELGTIDDFDEFVAAARSEGLEVALDLALQCAPDHPWARDHPEWFTVLPDGTIAYAENPPKKYQDIYPLNFDNDPAGLYMEVLRVVRFWISHGVKVFRVDNPHTKPPNFWAWLIGEIKNEDPDVLFLAEAFTRPARLYGLAKLGYTQSYTYFTWRTSKSELTEFGEQIAEHADYARPNLFVNTPDILHESLQHGGPGMFAIRAVLASTMSSVWGVYSGYELFEHRPVREGSEEYLNSEKYELRPRDFDAALADGESLEPFITRLNEIRRVHPALHELRTIKFHYPDNDAILAYSKFDPATGDQVLVVVTLNPFGPEEATLWLDMAALGMEPYDRFWVRDEITGEEYQWGQSNYVRIEPSRAVAHVLNMPQVPADQRLNLLRRE
- the glgB gene encoding 1,4-alpha-glucan branching protein GlgB translates to MNDDTTTTTTTTSSTTTSGTTTSPHLRPHTADLNRLLAGEHHDPHSILGAHEYEDHTVIRAYRPHATEVAAVIGGERHVFTHLEAGVFAVTLPFTGLIDYRLEVSYDHGGDQPHVHHTADAYRFLPTLGEMDLHLFSEGRHERLWEVLGAHPRSFTTPDGVVEGVSFAVWAPNAKGVQLIGDFNHWEGNEAQLRVLGSTGVWELFWPDFPIDGLYKFRIHGADGVVSERADPMAFATEVPPQTASRVTKSDYTWADDEWMAQRAAQNPVFEPMSTLEVHLMSWRPGLSYRELADRLTEYVLDNGFTHVEMLPVAEHPFGGSWGYQVTSYYAPTSRLGTPDDFRYLVDRLHQAGIGVIVDWVPAHFPKDAWALGRFDGTPLYEHADPRRGEQLDWGTYVFDFGRSEVRNFLVANALYWLQEFHVDGLRVDAVASMLYLDYSRPEGGWTPNIYGGRENLEAVQFLQEMNATVHKASPGIVTIAEESTSWPGVTRPTNLGGLGFSMKWNMGWMNDTLAFISRDPIHRSYHHHEMTFSMLYAFSENYVLPISHDEVVHGKGTLWGRMPGDDHRKAAGVRQLLAYQWAHPGKQLLFQGQEFGQRAEWSEERGVDWYQLDENSYSGGILRMVSDMNRIYTSRRSLWSHDTSPEGYSWIDANDSTNNVLSFLRYGDDGSVLACVFNFSGTEHSHYRLGLPHAGTWREVLNTDATDYNGAGIGNYGAVQATDEPWHGRPASAVMVLPPLSALWFEPVPDDAPVEQEPATDPPLS